A window of the Lactuca sativa cultivar Salinas chromosome 5, Lsat_Salinas_v11, whole genome shotgun sequence genome harbors these coding sequences:
- the LOC111881880 gene encoding protein RGF1 INDUCIBLE TRANSCRIPTION FACTOR 1, which yields MENRKPAWLEALYVQKFFTACSTHEHLKKNEKNICCLDCCISICPHCVHFHRLHRLLQVRRYVYHDVVRLEELERLIDCSNVQAYTINSAKVVFIKMRPQNRQLKGSGNFCTSCDRCLQEPFIHCSLGCKVDFVLKHYRDLTPFLRVCNSLQLGPDFFIPNDNGDDDMTNETPHSTIMDYDDPMSSCSGSSSSENISVMCTKFVRKKRSGLYICGRISSNPVHSEEDMASSISRRKGIPQRSPMC from the exons ATG GAAAATCGCAAGCCGGCTTGGTTAGAAGCTCTCTACGTGCAGAAATTCTTCACAGCATGTTCAACTCATGAACACTTAAAAAAGAACGAGAAGAATATATGTTGTTTGGATTGTTGCATCAGTATCTGCCCACACTGTGTTCACTTTCATCGATTACATAGGCTTCTTCAAGTTCGTCGTTATGTATATCATGATGTGGTAAGGCTGGAAGAATTAGAGCGACTTATTGACTGCTCAAATGTTCAG GCTTATACCATCAATAGTGCAAAAGTGGTGTTTATCAAGATGAGACCTCAGAACAGGCAACTTAAGGGCTCTGGGAATTTTTGTACTTCTTGTGATAGGTGCCTTCAAGAACCTTTCATTCATTGCTCTCTAGGGTGTAAG GTGGACTTTGTGCTTAAACATTATAGAGACCTCACACCATTCTTAAGGGTATGCAATTCCTTACAACTAGGTCCAGATTTCTTCATTCCAAATGACAATGGAGATGATGATATGACAAATGAAACGCCTCATTCGACCATCATGGATTATGATGACCCGATGAGCTCATGCTCAGGTTCATCGAGTTCAGAAAACATCAGCGTGATGTGCACCAAATTTGTTAGAAAAAAGAGAAGTGGACTCTACATTTGTGGAAGAATATCATCAAATCCCGTTCATTCTGAAGAGGATATGGCCTCAAGCATAAGTAGAAGAAAGGGCATTCCCCAAAGATCACCTATGTGTTGA